The following proteins are co-located in the Gloeocapsa sp. PCC 7428 genome:
- a CDS encoding succinyl-CoA synthetase (ADP-forming) subunit alpha translates to MKLTPESKVVIQGICEPLMATHAARMKAYGTNAIAVISPGQSGQKLDDIPVFDLVEQVVAAFGVIDTTIILVPPYQALDAALEAIAAGIRQIAIIPAGVPPIDMVHLLRKAEATETLIVGPNSPGIIVPGKILLGTHASEFYTPGPVGIVSRSSTLTYEIALELTKAGLGQSIGVCIGSDAITGSSFLQWLQILDEDENTQAIVLVGEPGGNSEETAARYIAETIDKPVIAYIAGRNAPPGKHWGHTGTLAAVVGRGVNIGTTQSKLTAFKEAKVPVADRPSQIPGLVKKAL, encoded by the coding sequence ATGAAACTAACCCCAGAAAGTAAAGTTGTCATCCAGGGCATTTGCGAACCACTCATGGCAACGCACGCCGCCCGCATGAAAGCCTATGGCACAAATGCGATCGCGGTAATCAGCCCTGGACAAAGTGGGCAAAAGCTTGATGATATCCCTGTGTTTGATTTAGTCGAACAAGTGGTAGCAGCATTTGGGGTGATCGACACGACAATTATCTTAGTGCCTCCGTATCAAGCACTCGATGCGGCTTTAGAAGCGATCGCGGCTGGAATTCGCCAAATTGCCATTATTCCTGCGGGAGTACCACCGATTGATATGGTGCATCTGTTGCGTAAAGCTGAAGCAACAGAAACTTTAATCGTTGGACCAAATAGCCCTGGAATCATTGTCCCAGGAAAAATTCTCTTAGGAACTCATGCGAGTGAATTTTATACTCCTGGACCGGTGGGAATCGTCAGCCGCAGTAGTACGCTAACGTATGAAATCGCTTTAGAGTTAACCAAAGCAGGTTTAGGGCAATCGATCGGTGTTTGTATTGGCAGTGACGCGATTACAGGATCTTCTTTCCTGCAATGGCTGCAAATATTAGATGAAGACGAAAATACCCAAGCGATCGTCTTAGTCGGAGAACCTGGAGGAAATAGCGAAGAAACCGCCGCCCGCTATATTGCCGAAACAATCGATAAACCCGTGATTGCCTATATTGCTGGCAGAAACGCGCCCCCAGGTAAACACTGGGGACATACAGGAACTCTCGCTGCGGTTGTGGGACGCGGTGTGAATATTGGCACTACCCAAAGTAAACTCACCGCATTTAAGGAAGCAAAAGTCCCTGTTGCCGATCGCCCTTCGCAAATTCCAGGATTGGTGAAAAAGGCACTATAG
- a CDS encoding vanadium-dependent haloperoxidase: MNNEKMKGDIIIAWNNIYLEAVRRLGGAPGPLSRIGAMMHIAMFDAINILCGSPYAQYVKCEIKPDKDADPIMSAAYAARKVLRETITELIQQTIKKQGGVPSPFAAYQVNTGFDAKSFLDDCMKPFDRVMGEAHLDPSQKFGEAVADAILTERKDDGSQDQQNSPMLCNGSSNRDTVPRCFGYQAGDWRETGSGSAVTPLWGKVRSMGKWEKIDGFLPTTALDIKKFNNYENLLKSPDYAGQFDEVKRLGEAHSQERTREETEIAFFWANDLDGTYKPPGQLYAITQIVAKQEDTVQDLLKTARLFALVGIAMADAAIVAWYVKYLFPNEECPIRLWRPESAIHEADRDYNRNTVLDPNWQPLSAMVDGTRFSPAFPAYISGHATFGAAHATMMRLFYGRDSIAFTATTEDPHALRDENGIKLTRRFTSFTEAARENGRSRVYLGVHYQWDAEGGFESGCKVAEYAFNKLLLKQAEHYPAATNEPVTA, from the coding sequence ATGAACAACGAAAAAATGAAAGGTGATATCATTATCGCTTGGAACAATATTTATTTAGAAGCTGTGCGTCGTTTGGGTGGTGCGCCTGGCCCGCTTTCTCGTATTGGAGCGATGATGCACATTGCAATGTTTGATGCCATTAATATTCTTTGTGGTAGTCCATACGCGCAGTATGTTAAGTGCGAGATTAAACCAGATAAGGATGCCGATCCGATAATGAGTGCAGCATATGCGGCGCGCAAAGTTTTACGAGAAACGATTACTGAACTGATTCAACAAACTATTAAGAAACAAGGTGGAGTTCCCAGTCCTTTTGCTGCATATCAAGTCAATACTGGCTTCGATGCTAAATCGTTTTTAGATGATTGTATGAAGCCTTTTGATAGAGTTATGGGCGAAGCACATCTCGATCCTTCACAAAAATTTGGGGAAGCAGTTGCAGACGCAATTTTAACTGAACGTAAAGACGATGGTTCTCAAGATCAACAGAATTCACCAATGTTGTGCAACGGCTCTAGTAACAGAGATACTGTTCCTAGGTGCTTTGGTTATCAGGCTGGGGATTGGCGGGAAACCGGCTCAGGCTCTGCCGTAACGCCACTGTGGGGTAAAGTCAGATCAATGGGCAAATGGGAAAAGATTGATGGATTTTTACCAACAACCGCGCTAGACATCAAAAAGTTTAATAACTATGAAAATCTCCTAAAAAGTCCAGATTATGCAGGTCAATTTGATGAAGTAAAGCGCCTTGGTGAAGCGCATTCTCAGGAAAGGACGCGTGAGGAAACGGAAATTGCATTTTTCTGGGCGAATGACCTTGATGGTACTTATAAGCCTCCTGGTCAGCTTTACGCAATTACGCAGATTGTCGCCAAGCAAGAAGATACTGTTCAAGATTTATTAAAAACCGCACGGCTGTTTGCGCTTGTGGGAATTGCGATGGCGGATGCGGCGATTGTGGCTTGGTATGTGAAGTATTTATTTCCGAATGAAGAGTGTCCAATTCGTTTATGGCGACCGGAATCGGCGATTCACGAAGCTGATCGGGATTACAACCGCAATACGGTGCTCGATCCTAATTGGCAACCGCTTTCGGCGATGGTTGATGGGACGCGGTTTTCACCAGCTTTTCCCGCGTATATTTCGGGTCATGCGACTTTTGGTGCTGCCCATGCGACGATGATGCGCCTCTTTTATGGACGCGATTCGATCGCTTTTACCGCAACAACCGAAGATCCTCACGCTTTGCGCGATGAGAATGGCATTAAGCTAACGCGTCGGTTCACTAGCTTTACCGAAGCTGCTAGAGAAAACGGTCGCAGTCGCGTTTATCTTGGTGTTCATTACCAATGGGATGCAGAAGGCGGGTTTGAGTCGGGTTGTAAAGTCGCGGAATATGCGTTTAACAAGTTGTTGTTAAAACAAGCTGAACACTACCCAGCAGCGACCAACGAACCTGTCACAGCGTAG
- a CDS encoding WD40 repeat domain-containing protein, translating to MQIKRFSSKLAIALAIATTAIVAGLGYAMLSQSKNQEEAMIASSSIQVRTLKGHSVWVYATAISPDGTTLASGSYDGTINVWNLRTGELIYSVKGHADAVRSLAISPNSQILVSGSWDNRVKLWNLKNGALVHTLNRHADDVKTVAISPNGSLIASGGADRTIRLWHLQTGRQLYQIQNTHSVEAIAFSPDGKTLAGGSNDGTIKLWYLDTQQVSVNAVLLRTLAGHSQGVLSVAFSPNGRFLASGSADQTIKLWQSDDCRVLHTLVGHSGKVTSIAFQPDGLTLASGSTDSTVKLWLTTGQLLNNLTGHTKPVWSLSFSPDGLLVSGSGDETLKLWSILDPQ from the coding sequence ATGCAGATTAAACGATTTTCTTCAAAACTCGCAATTGCTTTAGCGATCGCAACTACGGCAATTGTAGCTGGTTTGGGTTACGCGATGTTGTCACAATCAAAAAACCAAGAAGAGGCGATGATCGCGTCTTCGTCGATCCAAGTACGTACCCTCAAAGGACATTCGGTGTGGGTGTATGCAACTGCAATTAGTCCTGATGGTACAACACTCGCAAGCGGTAGTTATGACGGTACAATCAACGTCTGGAATCTGCGCACGGGTGAGTTGATTTACAGTGTGAAAGGTCACGCAGATGCAGTAAGGTCGCTTGCGATTAGTCCTAACAGCCAAATTTTAGTCAGTGGTAGCTGGGATAATCGAGTCAAGTTGTGGAATCTGAAAAACGGTGCTTTAGTTCATACTCTCAATCGCCATGCGGATGATGTCAAAACCGTTGCGATTAGCCCAAACGGTTCTTTGATTGCCAGTGGAGGTGCGGATCGAACGATTCGGCTTTGGCATCTTCAAACTGGAAGACAACTATATCAGATTCAAAATACTCATAGTGTGGAAGCGATCGCCTTTAGCCCTGATGGAAAAACATTAGCTGGTGGCAGTAATGATGGCACAATCAAACTTTGGTATCTCGACACGCAACAAGTAAGCGTCAATGCAGTGTTACTACGTACTTTAGCAGGACATTCGCAAGGAGTATTATCTGTTGCCTTTAGTCCAAACGGGCGTTTTTTAGCAAGTGGTAGTGCGGATCAGACAATTAAGTTGTGGCAAAGTGACGATTGCAGAGTTTTGCACACTTTGGTAGGACATTCTGGAAAAGTAACATCAATTGCGTTTCAGCCAGATGGTTTAACTTTAGCGAGTGGTAGTACAGATTCTACGGTTAAACTTTGGCTGACAACAGGACAATTACTGAATAATCTTACAGGTCATACTAAACCCGTTTGGTCGTTAAGCTTTAGCCCTGATGGTCTTTTAGTAAGTGGTAGTGGCGATGAGACGCTCAAATTGTGGTCTATACTCGATCCGCAGTAG
- a CDS encoding ferric reductase-like transmembrane domain-containing protein, with translation MLSLDTYPLPNLLGFLALISYVITLLPTILRIVFPKTKTTGLPQWLLKRRRLIGILAFFLALLHGYFLIEKRQLDFLDPKTFWIYLQGISTFIIFTLLAITSNDWSVKKLKKNWKQLHKLTYIAMFLLTWHVWDKMSGHWTYLTPVGIILLAGITILYIIRLGIERQNQQQKLIKTALVLSAKSNK, from the coding sequence ATGCTGTCATTAGATACTTATCCTCTACCGAATTTATTAGGTTTTCTAGCATTAATTAGCTATGTTATCACGCTGCTTCCGACTATTTTGAGAATAGTTTTTCCTAAAACAAAAACAACAGGTTTGCCGCAGTGGTTGCTCAAGCGTCGCCGCCTTATTGGAATTCTCGCATTCTTTTTAGCACTGTTACATGGATATTTCTTGATCGAGAAGCGACAGCTTGACTTTCTCGATCCCAAGACGTTTTGGATTTATTTACAAGGTATATCCACGTTTATCATCTTTACACTGCTAGCGATTACTTCTAATGACTGGAGTGTTAAGAAGCTAAAGAAAAATTGGAAACAACTGCACAAACTCACCTATATCGCCATGTTTCTTTTAACTTGGCACGTCTGGGACAAAATGTCAGGGCATTGGACATATTTAACACCTGTGGGCATTATATTGCTCGCCGGAATTACGATTTTGTATATTATCCGGCTTGGCATTGAACGCCAAAATCAACAACAAAAATTGATAAAAACAGCTTTGGTATTGTCTGCCAAAAGCAATAAATAG
- a CDS encoding HAD family hydrolase — MVAPLSQLVASNTFQNIRLVATDMDGTLTQNGKFTVDLLQALTDLAIVGIEVLIVTGRSAGWVSGLTTYLPIAGAIAENGGLFYQSGSETPLALTAIPDITRHRTKLAQCFQQLQTEFPQIRESSDNCFRITDWTFDVFGLNPVQLQRLEELCQVQGWGFTYSNVQCHIKPLGQDKAVGLLQVLYKYYPQLTLEQVVTVGDSPNDESLFDASKFPLSVGVSNVLHYIEKLAYQPRYITDAAEGKGFCELAQSLIQTSR; from the coding sequence ATGGTCGCACCTTTATCGCAGTTGGTTGCTAGCAATACATTTCAAAATATTCGCTTGGTAGCCACTGATATGGATGGTACGCTCACGCAGAATGGTAAATTTACAGTAGATCTTCTACAAGCATTAACAGATTTAGCTATCGTAGGTATTGAGGTATTAATTGTTACAGGACGTTCAGCAGGCTGGGTGAGTGGTTTAACGACTTACTTACCAATCGCGGGGGCGATCGCCGAAAATGGTGGTTTATTCTATCAATCTGGTAGCGAAACTCCCTTAGCCTTAACAGCGATTCCTGATATAACTCGCCACCGCACAAAGCTTGCGCAATGCTTTCAACAACTTCAAACTGAATTTCCTCAAATTCGCGAATCGAGTGATAATTGTTTTCGCATCACCGATTGGACATTTGATGTTTTTGGGCTGAATCCTGTTCAACTACAGAGACTAGAAGAACTTTGCCAGGTTCAAGGTTGGGGCTTTACCTATAGTAATGTACAGTGTCACATTAAACCACTCGGACAAGATAAAGCTGTCGGGCTATTGCAAGTATTATACAAGTACTATCCTCAACTGACTTTAGAGCAAGTTGTCACAGTAGGTGATAGCCCAAATGATGAAAGTCTATTTGATGCAAGTAAATTTCCACTTTCTGTAGGCGTTTCCAACGTGTTGCATTACATTGAGAAACTTGCTTATCAACCGAGGTACATCACTGATGCTGCTGAAGGTAAAGGCTTTTGTGAATTAGCGCAATCTTTAATCCAAACCTCACGGTAA
- a CDS encoding ABC transporter permease subunit yields MKLKLIDMLGDWNPQLMREIKGNCTLNNLLIAGAISVVGQVLFYMMLRSQLPLSSNEAKVFHKYCTGNITYEGLRECILDNVDNFIINWQFWWLNLFVSLSAIGIFTLIVGGTYLLINDLCAEQRRGTLNFLLLSPQSPQVILIGKLLGVPILLYFVAFLAIPLHLKAGLAAQVPLQLIVGFYATLIAGCVFFYSTALLFSLVFSSLATSAWVGSGAVLLFLWMTSVSPPTGTLADWLFLFSPNQIIPYLSAATHLTFYPGLSMPALNAWQWFYLPLGANVMSLVGAIVLNYSLWTYWLWQALQRRFPNPRKTLLSKRQSYGMVACFEVIILGFATVSIQGIPAPEKSLYNFQFILVFNLMMFLALIVSMTPSHQVVQDWARYRNQSFLDKKLWRLSLIKDLMWGERSPAVLAILFNLAIASFILSPWILFNLRNSNQSLALFSLLISSNFILICTTISQIIVLRTIQKTGFWVAIMLSTITILPAIILNLINRYYLNENLTLWLFTPYAWVAINSVSQASILLAILVQWGILGLCTLQLLNDIKKAGESTSKALFT; encoded by the coding sequence ATGAAACTAAAATTAATTGATATGCTAGGTGATTGGAATCCCCAGCTAATGCGTGAAATTAAAGGTAACTGTACACTTAATAATTTATTAATTGCTGGAGCTATATCTGTAGTTGGTCAAGTTTTATTTTACATGATGTTGCGCTCTCAACTACCACTTTCCTCAAACGAAGCTAAAGTTTTTCATAAATATTGTACAGGGAACATAACTTATGAAGGGCTGCGTGAATGCATTCTAGATAATGTTGATAACTTTATTATAAATTGGCAGTTTTGGTGGTTAAACTTATTTGTAAGTCTAAGTGCCATTGGTATTTTTACTTTAATAGTAGGAGGAACATATTTATTAATAAATGACTTATGTGCTGAACAGCGTCGAGGTACACTTAATTTTCTTCTCCTCAGCCCTCAATCACCACAAGTTATTTTAATTGGTAAATTATTAGGAGTGCCAATCCTGCTTTATTTTGTAGCTTTTTTAGCTATTCCTTTGCATTTAAAAGCAGGGCTAGCGGCTCAAGTTCCTTTGCAACTCATTGTCGGTTTTTATGCAACTTTGATTGCTGGTTGTGTTTTCTTTTATAGTACTGCTTTATTATTTAGTTTGGTTTTTTCTTCCTTAGCTACGTCAGCTTGGGTAGGTAGCGGTGCAGTCTTACTTTTTTTGTGGATGACTTCTGTTTCTCCTCCTACAGGTACGCTGGCTGATTGGCTATTTTTATTTTCACCCAACCAAATAATTCCTTATCTAAGTGCTGCAACTCATTTAACTTTTTATCCTGGTTTATCTATGCCAGCTTTAAATGCATGGCAATGGTTTTATTTACCGCTAGGAGCAAATGTTATGAGCTTAGTTGGTGCTATTGTATTAAATTACAGTTTATGGACTTATTGGCTTTGGCAAGCTTTACAGCGACGATTTCCAAATCCACGTAAGACTTTATTAAGTAAACGACAAAGTTATGGTATGGTAGCCTGCTTTGAAGTTATCATTTTGGGATTTGCAACAGTTTCCATACAGGGAATACCTGCACCTGAGAAGTCATTATATAACTTTCAATTTATTCTGGTATTTAATTTAATGATGTTTTTAGCCTTAATCGTGTCGATGACACCTTCGCATCAAGTCGTACAAGATTGGGCAAGATATAGAAATCAATCTTTTCTAGATAAAAAACTTTGGCGACTTTCGCTTATAAAAGATTTAATGTGGGGTGAGAGAAGTCCTGCGGTATTAGCGATATTATTTAATTTAGCGATCGCATCGTTTATCTTAAGTCCTTGGATACTTTTTAATCTAAGAAATTCAAATCAAAGTCTAGCTTTATTTAGTTTATTAATCAGTAGCAACTTTATTTTAATTTGCACCACTATTTCACAAATTATCGTCCTGCGAACAATTCAAAAAACAGGATTTTGGGTTGCCATAATGCTAAGCACTATAACTATATTGCCAGCAATAATTCTTAACTTAATTAATCGCTATTATTTAAATGAGAATCTAACGCTATGGTTATTTACGCCTTATGCTTGGGTAGCTATTAACTCAGTAAGTCAAGCTAGTATTTTGCTAGCAATTTTGGTACAGTGGGGGATCTTAGGATTATGCACTTTGCAGCTGCTCAATGACATTAAAAAAGCTGGTGAATCTACATCTAAAGCATTATTTACATAA
- a CDS encoding ABC transporter ATP-binding protein, producing MARELAVRTCGLTKQFDRHIAVNDVDLQIAAGEVYGLIGPNGAGKTTLIRMLATAEEPTKGEIYILGDRLRLDQSNATLKRRLGYLPDDFPLYDNLTVWDYLDYFARLYYLKEPRRTQRLHEVLELVQLQCKRKSLIATLSRGMKQRLCLARTILHEPILLLLDEPVSGLDPIARMQFREIIKVLHEAGMTILISSHILSDLAELCTSVGIMELGYLVESARLQDLYQRLSRRQILLSTLGDLQELQIELNKNPLVKAWEVIAPKQVRVDFDGDDKACAELLRSLIQANIPITNFHCTQEDLETIFLNLGHKQVS from the coding sequence ATGGCAAGGGAACTCGCGGTTCGGACTTGCGGTTTAACGAAGCAATTTGACCGTCATATTGCCGTCAATGACGTTGATTTGCAAATCGCAGCGGGTGAAGTCTATGGGTTAATTGGACCAAATGGCGCGGGTAAAACAACTTTAATTCGGATGTTGGCGACGGCGGAAGAACCGACAAAGGGCGAGATTTATATTCTTGGCGATCGCCTACGATTAGACCAAAGTAATGCTACGCTCAAACGGCGCTTGGGCTATCTTCCTGATGATTTTCCGCTGTACGACAATCTCACAGTATGGGATTACCTCGATTATTTTGCACGGTTATATTACCTCAAGGAACCGCGTCGCACGCAACGATTGCATGAAGTTTTAGAACTCGTGCAACTGCAATGCAAGCGTAAAAGTTTAATCGCTACGCTTTCGCGAGGAATGAAACAGCGTCTATGTCTAGCACGAACGATTCTACACGAACCAATTTTACTCTTACTCGATGAACCTGTTTCGGGTCTTGACCCGATCGCGCGAATGCAGTTTCGCGAAATTATCAAGGTTCTCCACGAAGCCGGAATGACAATTTTAATTTCCTCACACATTTTGAGTGACTTAGCCGAATTATGTACTTCGGTGGGAATTATGGAGTTGGGTTATCTTGTTGAAAGTGCGCGGTTGCAAGATTTGTATCAGCGCTTAAGTCGTCGTCAAATTTTGCTATCAACTTTAGGTGATTTACAAGAACTCCAAATCGAATTGAATAAAAATCCTTTAGTCAAAGCGTGGGAAGTTATTGCCCCAAAGCAGGTGCGCGTAGATTTTGATGGTGATGACAAAGCGTGTGCAGAATTACTGCGATCGCTTATCCAAGCCAACATTCCCATAACTAATTTTCACTGTACCCAAGAAGATTTAGAAACAATTTTTCTGAATTTAGGTCATAAGCAAGTATCGTAA
- the leuB gene encoding 3-isopropylmalate dehydrogenase produces the protein MTTQYRITLLPGDGIGPEIMLVAVDVLKVVGKQLDIRFEFQEALIGGAAIDATGEPLPPTTLEMCKDSDAVLLAAIGGYKWDNLPRHLRPETGLLGLRAGLGLFANLRPAKILPQLIDASSLKPEVVDGVDIMVVRELTGGVYFGQPKGIFTTETGEKRGVNTMAYTEAEIDRIGRVAFETAQKRQGKLCSVDKANVLEVSQLWRDRITQLATEYPDVELSHMYVDNAAMQLVRYPKQFDTIVTGNLFGDILSDAAAMLTGSIGMLPSASLGASGPGVFEPVHGSAPDIAGQDKANPLAQVLSAAMMLRYGLNQPIAADRIENAVLQVLDRGDRTGDIMSPGMNLLGCQAMGEALIEVLSVELTQ, from the coding sequence ATGACTACTCAGTACCGCATTACCCTCTTACCAGGCGATGGCATTGGTCCAGAAATTATGTTAGTCGCGGTGGATGTACTGAAGGTAGTGGGTAAGCAGCTAGACATCCGTTTTGAATTTCAAGAAGCCCTCATTGGAGGCGCGGCGATTGATGCGACAGGAGAACCGCTACCACCGACTACACTAGAAATGTGCAAAGACAGTGACGCTGTTTTACTTGCGGCGATTGGTGGTTACAAGTGGGACAATCTACCGCGTCATTTACGCCCAGAAACCGGATTACTCGGATTGCGTGCAGGGTTGGGGTTATTCGCCAATTTGCGCCCAGCTAAAATTCTGCCACAGCTAATCGATGCCTCTAGCTTGAAACCAGAGGTTGTTGACGGCGTAGATATTATGGTTGTACGCGAACTCACTGGCGGAGTTTATTTTGGTCAACCCAAAGGCATTTTTACCACCGAAACCGGAGAAAAACGCGGTGTGAATACAATGGCGTACACCGAAGCTGAAATCGATCGCATCGGGCGCGTGGCGTTTGAAACCGCACAAAAACGTCAAGGAAAACTTTGTTCAGTCGATAAAGCGAATGTCTTAGAAGTTTCGCAGTTGTGGCGCGATCGCATTACTCAATTAGCCACCGAGTACCCTGATGTGGAACTTTCGCATATGTACGTCGATAACGCCGCGATGCAGTTAGTGCGCTATCCCAAGCAATTTGACACGATTGTTACTGGTAATCTTTTCGGTGACATCCTTTCGGATGCTGCGGCGATGTTAACAGGAAGTATCGGAATGTTACCTTCGGCAAGTTTAGGCGCTTCTGGTCCTGGAGTGTTTGAACCTGTTCATGGTTCCGCCCCCGATATTGCGGGACAAGATAAAGCGAATCCTCTAGCGCAAGTTCTGAGTGCGGCGATGATGCTGCGCTATGGATTAAATCAACCGATAGCCGCCGATCGCATCGAAAATGCGGTATTGCAAGTTTTAGATCGCGGCGATCGCACTGGCGATATTATGTCTCCAGGAATGAATCTCTTAGGCTGTCAGGCGATGGGTGAAGCTTTAATTGAAGTTTTGAGTGTTGAGTTAACTCAGTAA
- a CDS encoding A24 family peptidase, with product MDLLFTSFANFIVFALGASIGSFINVVVYRLPAGLSIVSPPSRCPRCLHRLGKGENIPVLGWIMLRGRCRHCRAAIALRYPLVEAATGLIFLLIFWRFGVSIQTIGYWIFCGWLLALSLIDLDTMTLPDRLTKSGLVVGLLFGVVAGLIVQAPVEGTVYQLMSRVVGAVLGIWIFDAIALFGSLALGQAAMGAGDAKLAAMLGAWLGWKYLLLAGFLACAIGAFIGGGAIALGIFSRRQKMPFGPFLALGAFITIFSGDAILAAYFRLIFPTI from the coding sequence ATCGACCTTTTATTTACGAGCTTCGCAAATTTCATTGTATTTGCGTTAGGAGCATCAATTGGTAGCTTCATCAATGTCGTTGTTTACCGCTTACCCGCTGGATTATCCATCGTTTCGCCGCCTTCGCGCTGTCCGCGTTGCTTGCATCGCCTAGGTAAAGGGGAAAATATTCCCGTTTTAGGCTGGATCATGTTAAGAGGGCGCTGTCGTCACTGTCGCGCGGCGATCGCACTCCGCTATCCGCTGGTAGAAGCCGCGACAGGCTTGATATTTTTACTGATTTTTTGGCGATTTGGTGTTTCGATTCAAACAATCGGATATTGGATATTTTGCGGTTGGCTATTGGCGCTGTCACTCATCGATCTCGATACAATGACGCTACCAGATCGCCTGACAAAATCTGGACTCGTTGTCGGTTTGCTCTTTGGTGTAGTCGCAGGTTTAATTGTACAAGCCCCTGTCGAGGGAACCGTGTATCAGTTGATGTCGCGAGTCGTTGGCGCGGTGTTGGGAATCTGGATATTTGATGCGATCGCGCTATTCGGTTCGCTGGCGCTAGGACAAGCAGCAATGGGCGCAGGAGACGCCAAATTAGCCGCAATGTTAGGCGCATGGTTAGGGTGGAAATATCTCTTGTTAGCGGGGTTTCTAGCGTGTGCTATTGGCGCGTTTATCGGTGGTGGGGCGATCGCTTTAGGTATCTTCTCTAGACGGCAAAAAATGCCCTTTGGTCCCTTTCTCGCGTTAGGCGCATTCATTACAATTTTTAGCGGCGACGCGATTCTCGCTGCCTATTTCCGGTTAATCTTTCCCACGATTTAG
- a CDS encoding putative signal transducing protein — MSWITLRTTSRRWEAELMCQLLTAHNIPARIVDLGITSYFGSGSPAAVQVHAQDQWAALLLLSPIETEENEP; from the coding sequence GTGTCATGGATTACGCTAAGAACTACGAGCAGGCGCTGGGAAGCCGAGTTAATGTGTCAATTGTTAACGGCGCACAACATTCCAGCGCGGATAGTTGATTTGGGAATAACGTCTTATTTTGGCAGTGGTAGCCCAGCCGCTGTCCAAGTCCACGCTCAAGATCAATGGGCAGCGCTACTTTTACTCAGTCCGATTGAAACTGAGGAGAATGAGCCATAG
- the accD gene encoding acetyl-CoA carboxylase, carboxyltransferase subunit beta: MSLFDWFANRRKSGPISQERQERDIADGLWSKCVACGVLAYTKDLRANQMVCPECGHHVRVDSNERIRQLIDANTWQPLDESISPTDPLQFRDRKAYSDRLRETQEKTGLIDAVQTGFGQLDKFPVALAVMDFRFMGGSMGSVVGEKITRLIERATQKHYPVIIVCASGGARMQEGMLSLMQMAKISAALECHREARLLYIPILTNPTTGGVTASFAMLGDIIIAEPKATIGFAGRRVIEQTLREKLPEEFQTAEDLLQHGFVDAIVPRTQLKKTLAQLIDLHQPVAPTHRQILQLETIALTAREG, encoded by the coding sequence ATGTCTCTGTTTGATTGGTTTGCAAATCGGCGAAAGTCTGGTCCTATTAGCCAGGAACGTCAAGAGCGTGACATTGCTGATGGGTTGTGGAGTAAATGTGTGGCTTGTGGAGTTTTGGCATATACCAAAGACCTGCGAGCCAATCAAATGGTTTGTCCAGAGTGTGGACATCATGTACGGGTAGATAGCAACGAACGCATCCGACAATTGATCGACGCGAATACCTGGCAACCACTCGATGAATCTATCAGTCCAACTGACCCGCTACAATTTCGCGATCGCAAAGCGTATAGCGATCGTCTTCGTGAAACGCAGGAAAAAACGGGGTTAATCGATGCTGTACAAACAGGTTTCGGGCAACTTGACAAATTTCCTGTTGCTTTGGCGGTGATGGACTTCCGGTTTATGGGCGGTAGTATGGGTTCGGTTGTCGGCGAAAAAATCACGCGCTTAATCGAACGCGCTACCCAAAAGCACTATCCCGTGATTATTGTGTGTGCATCAGGTGGCGCAAGAATGCAAGAGGGAATGCTCAGCCTTATGCAAATGGCAAAAATCTCAGCTGCGTTAGAATGCCATCGCGAAGCGCGACTCTTATACATCCCTATTTTGACAAATCCGACAACCGGCGGAGTCACCGCCAGCTTTGCGATGTTGGGAGACATCATCATCGCTGAACCCAAAGCAACGATCGGGTTTGCAGGTCGCCGCGTTATCGAACAAACGTTACGCGAAAAGTTACCAGAAGAGTTTCAAACCGCAGAAGATTTATTACAGCACGGCTTTGTCGATGCGATCGTGCCAAGAACTCAACTGAAAAAAACGCTAGCGCAGCTAATCGACCTACACCAACCGGTTGCCCCTACCCACCGTCAGATATTGCAACTAGAGACAATTGCTTTAACTGCCAGAGAGGGATGA